The Kangiella marina genome window below encodes:
- the crcB gene encoding fluoride efflux transporter CrcB: MSWAVIGAIGLGGALGAILRFKIRDFSQWLLGEQFLYGTLIANVVGCFVAGFLISYWQHAQVSMTLKEGIMIGFLGALTTFSTFSLETMYLLQQQVWLKAGMNILGNLVLCMLFVFVGAWLGGRMSS, translated from the coding sequence ATGAGCTGGGCGGTTATTGGTGCGATTGGATTGGGTGGTGCTTTAGGTGCTATTTTGCGTTTCAAGATCCGAGACTTTTCACAATGGTTATTGGGCGAGCAGTTTTTATACGGCACATTAATTGCTAATGTCGTGGGGTGCTTTGTTGCTGGTTTTTTGATCAGTTATTGGCAACATGCTCAAGTCTCAATGACCTTAAAAGAAGGCATTATGATTGGGTTTTTAGGTGCTCTGACAACATTCTCAACCTTTTCGCTAGAAACTATGTACTTACTTCAACAGCAGGTATGGCTTAAAGCAGGCATGAATATTCTTGGAAATTTAGTGCTTTGCATGCTTTTCGTGTTTGTTGGCGCTTGGCTTGGTGGTAGAATGTCGAGCTAA
- the serS gene encoding serine--tRNA ligase has product MLDPKLLRNDIDAVAANLAKRGFELDVATYQKLEDERKKIQVETQELQNERNTSSKSIGQAKARGEDIQPLLDQVANLGKKLDAGKERLNDVMTQLDDMLAGIPNLLDESVPEGKDENDNEELRRWGTPREFTFEPKDHVEIGEGLGGIDFASAAKISASRFVVKKGIVAKLHRALIQFMLDLHSKEHGYEEIYVPYMVNEESLMGTGQLPKFGEDLFKAQGKNQDGKQLYLIPTAEVPVTNMVRDEIVEADDLPLKFTAHTPCFRSEAGSYGRDVRGLIRLHQFEKVELVHMTKPQDSMQALEELIGHAEKVLQLLELPYRVVNLCSGDIGFGATKTYDIEVWLPSQKTYREISSCSNTGDFQARRMQARWRNPETGKPELLHTLNGSGLAVGRTLVAILENYQNEDGTIDIPDALKTYMS; this is encoded by the coding sequence ATGCTTGATCCTAAACTATTACGCAATGACATAGACGCTGTAGCTGCTAACTTGGCCAAACGTGGTTTTGAGTTGGACGTTGCTACCTATCAGAAACTGGAAGATGAACGAAAAAAAATCCAGGTAGAAACACAAGAATTACAAAATGAGCGTAATACGAGTTCAAAGTCGATTGGACAGGCAAAAGCCCGTGGTGAAGATATTCAGCCTTTACTCGATCAAGTTGCTAACTTAGGTAAAAAGCTTGATGCTGGAAAAGAGCGTCTTAACGACGTTATGACTCAGCTTGATGATATGCTGGCTGGTATCCCAAATCTGTTGGATGAATCTGTACCAGAAGGTAAAGACGAGAATGACAACGAAGAACTTCGCCGATGGGGCACGCCGAGAGAGTTTACTTTCGAGCCTAAAGATCACGTTGAAATTGGAGAAGGTCTTGGAGGCATCGATTTTGCTAGCGCTGCTAAGATTTCGGCCAGTCGGTTTGTGGTCAAAAAGGGGATTGTTGCAAAGCTACACCGTGCCTTGATTCAGTTTATGCTTGATTTGCACAGCAAAGAGCATGGCTATGAAGAAATTTACGTACCTTATATGGTGAACGAAGAAAGCCTGATGGGTACTGGCCAGTTACCAAAATTTGGTGAAGACCTGTTTAAAGCTCAAGGCAAAAACCAAGATGGTAAACAGCTTTACCTGATCCCAACCGCTGAAGTTCCCGTGACCAATATGGTTCGTGACGAAATTGTTGAAGCGGATGATTTGCCACTTAAGTTCACAGCGCATACACCATGCTTTCGAAGTGAAGCAGGCTCATATGGGCGTGATGTACGGGGCTTAATCCGACTGCACCAGTTTGAAAAAGTAGAGCTAGTACATATGACTAAGCCGCAAGACTCGATGCAGGCTTTGGAGGAATTAATAGGGCATGCTGAGAAGGTGCTTCAATTGCTAGAGCTTCCGTATCGTGTAGTTAACCTATGCTCAGGGGATATTGGCTTTGGAGCGACCAAGACCTATGACATAGAAGTTTGGTTGCCGAGTCAAAAGACTTATCGTGAAATTTCTTCATGCAGTAATACTGGCGATTTCCAAGCGCGACGCATGCAAGCTCGCTGGCGTAACCCTGAAACAGGAAAACCGGAGCTACTTCATACTTTGAATGGTTCTGGTCTCGCCGTTGGACGTACGCTGGTGGCTATTCTAGAGAACTATCAAAATGAAGATGGAACAATAGATATTCCTGATGCATTAAAAACATATATGAGTTAA